Proteins from one Anastrepha obliqua isolate idAnaObli1 chromosome 2, idAnaObli1_1.0, whole genome shotgun sequence genomic window:
- the LOC129237048 gene encoding thyroid adenoma-associated protein homolog isoform X2: MQALQFLADLCFHCPLKHPVRNQIVKLLITAAQVGTGDTDESSIKNALSQTLQRLVEETRAETESSVWNFTVTSMNGCFENFECGRRAFQQSIDEIFPFLCAAVQKYLTELGVLSSPSVLNEYYLYVHNAVRLLLCCIQEHGTKLRDAHTDTLKQLSALCNQIVLDDEMPMDPRTNCGILLAHNAKLNANYEAFIQKVKLTKNPNEITLCVGIVNTFDQHDFHEISADIRDICSKIDEIANANATVSHILLCATRALYQISKILLNFELKAQAPSTDDAKLILRKLLIFTFGYLEHHMDSVRHLCRDMLRNTVAAAKKIKFDFLIQKIYDACNSERLSLSMKCAVLKQATAIVGADAIIHNCPELFETVFAEQLGRDFMVNNLFETLMYASYKELNYDMWVGLWVEYLLAVAIFNDARLGDTEMLIVKAVNCEPKIVQHIIKHNDPRIPISTKLSALTAVRKAGIKVEDFNEIMKQFELNLIQSILSIFDETRIMALRLLVETNKTTEPLTIVECENLLNFLEYNSNCQSPATRQKMLALFTKALLRCELNLFKTMKDYKPAKAIGAKRKGGGIGDDAPMHLKFLRDIIKKFVANLFQGANFSRRSICLQLLQQSVQISSNCGIPFNDILPKDTVKVLAEMLSDSYEANKELAVNILKVIEQRLNSNLIQEHKLNISLSHICTLLTSVRPIDSVTGSYQLEFYCERYEHIGSFGKYEPTNYNAIYYAALRWLLQELKAGLKLAKESLLQAAKFNPLYGILFAIRHLLKTLDFKLLAKEIPWRIVIAELIVVCKELTTIVSPVVNSSSPEGHLPNDFSKLPAEYGEEPTTNEKENTGASCKILSSKLAKSDLSNVKTTPQMVLLCAWRTVKEVSLLLGDIVSRSPLQFSKLTEQFLITKEQLLEIAEHFKQLLAETKHRGAFEQAYVGFSKLCCRLWRLEVVDLNSLPMQWLRDLLTIISKDEQLNEKICATRRSAGVPFMVQALITSELQVGSTKSLYYCMVHLLQLCASRERSAESRTHAMNILRALFRCTDLNEAVVEYVCDGVMCAIRGYEAETWSEKNSATLLFSALITRIFGVQRTRDSENLNVRNKMTGRVFFMRYPKLYDFFLAQLREASDLVQKQQKAHKLHSLLLIFSRLYPSALEGTESSLKLTEFIPYISSCASCPEMQTRYLAAKAVVALISIDAIPATILRMSAEVLIAADSPNTLNLNILHGQLIQIYMLLKAHKLPDAELVGDIVHTLISFQGKTQIKNAIILKLIMDIFLEILQNHSNLNYSQETIAGLLYYTSHLELQIPELSSYYPVLHKSFYIYNLHTLRLTLPYGAISNYLLCLPLTHASMPLEQAEVCLNIILLLLKVGELDVAEFEISNEEQWFVQTLAPEIREKLAIELRRSKVLHGILKDVLKKDVFYPECVMKAYAILSSMDHFDFTLNQLLNESKKHPADVKSALTMCVERAVLNQGGVDSKISQSCLEYLLEIAQASNPDCLRLKAAKILSHIAVHFYKALEKKRLSFLRLYIGLTLALLMDDDSEIRDFTAKVVLTNLPESIGLTNVIATMAQRLFLQSTADKLEAMRADDNYILDIFKLINETLSLGISTDDDSNSSANSSNSGSSTAGDLEVFEKHEANVYAEPQKAIIDAAVIFKGTFKSRPKILSYIEKTKQL, from the exons ATGCAAGCGCTACAATTTCTGGCAGACTTATGCTTCCATTGCCCGCTTAAGCATCCAGTGCGTAATCAAATTGTAAA GCTTTTAATTACAGCTGCGCAAGTGGGAACAGGTGACACAGATGAATCATCTATTAAAAACGCATTGTCGCAAACATTACAGCGATTGGTAGAGGAAACCAGAGCAGAGACCGAGAGTAGCGTATGGAACTTTACCGTTACTTCGATGAATggatgctttgaaaatttcgaatgtgGTCGGAGGGCATTTCAACAAAGCATAGACGAGATATTTCCTTTTCTCTGCGCAGCCGTACAGAAGTATCTCACCGAATTGGG CGTGCTCAGCTCGCCTTCCGTACTCAATGAATATTATCTCTATGTGCACAACGCTGTACGTCTACTTCTGTGTTGCATACAAGAACATGGTACCAAACTCAGGGATGCACACACTGACACGCTTAAACAGTTAAGTGCACTGTGTAACCAAATCGTACTAGACGACGAAATGCCAATGGATCCGCGCACTAATTGTGGTATTCTTTTGGCTCACAATGCCAAATTGAATGCCAATTACGAGGCCTTCATACAAAAAGTTAAGCTAACCAAAAATCCTAACGAGATTACACTTTGTGTGGGCATCGTAAACACTTTTGATCAACATGACTTTCACGAAATATCTGCTGACATACGTGACATTTGTAGCAAGATAGACGAAATCGCCAATGCTAATGCGACGGTATCACACATATTACTTTGCGCCACGCGTGCACTTTATCAGatctcaaaaattttgttaaattttgagtTAAAGGCTCAAGCCCCGTCCACAGATGATGCCAAGCTGATATTGCGAAAGCTTTTAATATTCACATTTGGTTATTTGGAACATCATATGGATAGTGTGCGGCATTTGTGTCGCGATATGCTGCGCAATACAGTCGCAGctgcaaagaaaattaaatttgatttcctCATACAAAAAATCTATGATGCCTGTAATTCTGAGCGCCTATCGCTTTCAATGAAATGTGCGGTATTGAAGCAGGCTACAGCCATTGTGGGGGCGGATGCCATAATACATAATTGTCCTGAGCTGTTTGAAACGGTATTCGCCGAACAGCTTGGACGAGATTTCATGGTGAATAATTTGTTTGAGA cGCTTATGTATGCCAGCTATAAGGAGTTGAACTACGACATGTGGGTTGGTCTTTGGGTTGAATACCTGCTTGCAGTTGCTATCTTCAACGATGCTCGTTTGGGTGATACCGAAATGTTAATTGTAAAAGCAGTTAATTGTGAACCCAAAATTGTGCAACATATCATTAAGCATAACGACCCCCGAATACCAATCAGCACAAAATTATCGGCGCTAACGGCAGTACGCAAAGCAGGAATTAAAGTTGaggatttcaatgaaattatgAAGCAATTCGAGCTTAATCTCATACAGAGTATACTTTCGATTTTCGACGAAACACGTATCATGGCATTGCGCCTCTTGGTGGAAACAAATAAGACCACTGAGCCATTGACGATAGTGGAATGTGAAAACTTGCTTAACTTCTTGGAATACAATTCGAATTGTCAAAGTCCAGCAACGCGCCAAAAGATGTTGGCATTGTTTACCAAAGCTTTACTACGCTGTGAATTGAATTTATTCAAAACGATGAAGGATTATAAACCGGCCAAAGCAATTGGCGCTAAGCGAAAAGGCGGTGGTATTGGCGATGATGCGCCGATGCACCTGAAGTTTTTGCgagatattattaaaaaatttgtggcAAATCTGTTTCAG GGCGCTAACTTCAGCCGCCGCTCAATATGTCTACAGCTGTTGCAGCAGAGTGTACAGATCTCAAGTAATTGTGGCATCCCATTTAATGACATACTACCAAAAGATACCGTTAAAGTGTTAGCTGAAATGCTTTCAGACTCATACGAAGCCAATAAAGAACTAGcagtgaatattttgaaagtcATCGAGCAACGTTTGAATTCCAATCTCATACAGGAGCATAAATTAAATATCAGTTTATCACATATCTGCACTCTTTTGACCTCGGTCCGTCCAATCGATTCTGTAACCGGCTCATATCAATTGGAGTTTTATTGCGAACGTTATGAACATATCGGTAGCTTTGGCAAATACGAACCAACCAACTACAATGCCATCTACTATGCGGCGCTACGCTGGTTGTTGCAGGAACTGAAAGCTGGACTTAAATTGGCAAAAGAAAGCCTGCTTCAAGCGGCTAAATTCAATCCGTTATACggcattttatttgcaataagaCATTTGTTAAAGACATTAGATTTTAAATTACTGGCAAAAGAGATTCCCTGGCGCATTGTTATTGCTGAGTTGATTGTAGTATGCAAGGAGCTGACAACGATAGTTTCGCCAGTAGTGAATAGCTCATCACCTGAAGGGCATTTGCCGAATGATTTCAGTAAATTGCCCGCCGAGTATGGCGAGGAACCGACGACTAACGAGAAAGAGAACACCGGCGCCAGCTGCAAAATACTTTCTTCGAAACTAGCGAAATCAGATTTGTCGAATGTTAAGACTACACCACAAATGGTGTTACTATGCGCTTGGCGTACCGTTAAGGAAGTCTCTTTGTTACTCGGTGATATCGTATCGCGTTCACCGTTACAGTTTAGTAAGCTGACCGAACAGTTTCTCATCACCAAAGAACAGCTACTCGAAATTGCCGAACATTTTAAGCAGCTGCTAGCCGAAACAAAGCACCGTGGTGCCTTCGAACAAGCCTATGTGGGCTTCTCAAAACTTTGTTGCCGCCTTTGGCGCTTAGAGGTGGTCGATTTGAATTCCCTTCCCATGCAATGGTTGCGTGATCTGCTCACAATCATATCGAAAGATGAAcaactaaatgaaaaaatttgcgcCACACGTCGCAGTGCTGGTGTGCCATTTATGGTGCAGGCTCTTATCACGTCCGAATTACAAGTTGGCTCGACAAAGTCGCTCTACTATTGCATGGTACATCTGCTGCAGTTGTGTGCCTCACGTGAACGCAGCGCCGAGTCACGTACGCATGCCATGAACATATTGCGCGCGCTCTTCCGTTGTACGGATCTGAACGAAGCTGTGGTGGAGTATGTATGCGACGGCGTCATGTGTGCCATACGCGGTTACGAGGCAGAAACATGGTCGGAAAAAAATTCTGCCACTTTGCTCTTTTCGGCGCTCATCACTCGAATTTTCGGTGTGCAACGCACGCGTGATTCGGAGAATTTAAATGTGCGCAACAAAATGACCGGACGTGTTTTCTTTATGCGCTATCCCAAACTTTATGATTTCTTCCTTGCGCAGCTTCGCGAAGCAAGCGActtggtgcaaaaacaacagaagGCTCATAAATTGCATTCACTGTTGCTTATATTTAGCCGGCTGTATCCGTCAGCGCTGGAGGGTACGGAATCGAGTTTAAAG TTAACCGAGTTTATTCCGTATATTTCGAGTTGTGCCAGTTGTCCTGAAATGCAAACGCGTTACCTAGCGGCCAAAGCAGTGGTAGCGCTTATCTCCATAGATGCAATACCGGCCACAATATTGAGGATGTCTGCTGAAGTTTTG ATAGCGGCCGATAGTCCTAACACTTTGAATTTGAACATATTACATGGGCAACTAATACAG ATTTACATGTTACTAAAAGCGCACAAGCTACCTGATGCTGAGCTAGTCGGCGATATTGTACACACATTGATTTCTTTTCAAGGaaaaacgcaaataaaaaatgccatCATACTAAAATTAATTATGGATATTTTCTTAGAGATTTTACAAAA CCACTCGAACCTCAACTACTCACAGGAAACTATAGCAGGTTTGCTCTACTACACCTCCCACTTGGAGCTACAAATTCCCGAACTGAGTTCTTACTATCCGGTGCTGCACAAATCTTTCTATATTTACAATTTACACACGCTACGCTTAACACTTCCATACGGCGCAATCTCCAACTATTTGCTTTGCCTACCACTTACACATGCCTCAATGCCACTAGAACAGGCGGAAGTGTGCcttaatattatattgttgCTGTTAAAGGTTGGCGAATTGGATGTGGCTGAGTTTGAAATATCGAATGAAGAGCAGTGGTTTGTACAGACTTTAGCACCTGAAATACGCGAAAAGTTGGCCATAGAGTTGCGTCGGAGTAAAGTTTTACATGGTATATTAAAAGATGTGCTCAAAAAGGATGTCTTCTATCCGGAGTGTGTGATGAAAGCGTATGCAATACTGAGTTCAATGGATCATTTTGATTTTACGCTAAATCAATTGCTGAACGAGTCTAAAAAGCATCCGGCTGATGTTAAATCGGCGCTGACGATGTGCGTAGAACGTGCGGTGCTTAATCAAGGTGGCGTAGATTCAAAGATTTCACAATCATGTCTGGAGTATTTGTTGGAAATAGCGCAAGCATCGAATCCCGATTGTTTGAG ATTGAAGGCCGCAAAAATTTTGTCGCACATAGctgtacatttttataaagcTTTGGAGAAGAAGAGATTATCCTTTCTACGCTTATATATTGGCCTTACATTGGCGCTACTAATGGATGATGACAGCGAGATACGTGATTTTACAGCCAAAGTCGTCTTAACGAACTTACCCGAGAGTATTGGATTAA CAAACGTTATCGCGACCATGGCGCAGCGACTCTTTCTGCAATCCACAGCGGATAAACTTGAAGCGATGCGTGCCGATGATAATTACATTTTAGACATTTTCAAACTCATCAACGAAACGCTAAGCTTGGGCATTAGCACAGATGACGATAGCAATAGTTCGGCGAATAGTAGCAATAGTGGCTCTTCGACGGCAGGTGATTTAGAAGTTTTCGAGAAACATGAAGCGAATGTCTATGCCGAACCACAAAAGGCGATAATCGATGCGGCTGTCATATTCAAAGGCACATTTAAATCACGTCCAAAAATACTGAGTTACATAGAGAAGACAAAGCAACTTTAA
- the LOC129237048 gene encoding thyroid adenoma-associated protein homolog isoform X1 gives MNSLNLRVSTVKTSENIKKNAELRAALVTLPKHYESSEVSYCLELKYAKSIPEQVAAVKNTFKNLSHDMQALQFLADLCFHCPLKHPVRNQIVKLLITAAQVGTGDTDESSIKNALSQTLQRLVEETRAETESSVWNFTVTSMNGCFENFECGRRAFQQSIDEIFPFLCAAVQKYLTELGVLSSPSVLNEYYLYVHNAVRLLLCCIQEHGTKLRDAHTDTLKQLSALCNQIVLDDEMPMDPRTNCGILLAHNAKLNANYEAFIQKVKLTKNPNEITLCVGIVNTFDQHDFHEISADIRDICSKIDEIANANATVSHILLCATRALYQISKILLNFELKAQAPSTDDAKLILRKLLIFTFGYLEHHMDSVRHLCRDMLRNTVAAAKKIKFDFLIQKIYDACNSERLSLSMKCAVLKQATAIVGADAIIHNCPELFETVFAEQLGRDFMVNNLFETLMYASYKELNYDMWVGLWVEYLLAVAIFNDARLGDTEMLIVKAVNCEPKIVQHIIKHNDPRIPISTKLSALTAVRKAGIKVEDFNEIMKQFELNLIQSILSIFDETRIMALRLLVETNKTTEPLTIVECENLLNFLEYNSNCQSPATRQKMLALFTKALLRCELNLFKTMKDYKPAKAIGAKRKGGGIGDDAPMHLKFLRDIIKKFVANLFQGANFSRRSICLQLLQQSVQISSNCGIPFNDILPKDTVKVLAEMLSDSYEANKELAVNILKVIEQRLNSNLIQEHKLNISLSHICTLLTSVRPIDSVTGSYQLEFYCERYEHIGSFGKYEPTNYNAIYYAALRWLLQELKAGLKLAKESLLQAAKFNPLYGILFAIRHLLKTLDFKLLAKEIPWRIVIAELIVVCKELTTIVSPVVNSSSPEGHLPNDFSKLPAEYGEEPTTNEKENTGASCKILSSKLAKSDLSNVKTTPQMVLLCAWRTVKEVSLLLGDIVSRSPLQFSKLTEQFLITKEQLLEIAEHFKQLLAETKHRGAFEQAYVGFSKLCCRLWRLEVVDLNSLPMQWLRDLLTIISKDEQLNEKICATRRSAGVPFMVQALITSELQVGSTKSLYYCMVHLLQLCASRERSAESRTHAMNILRALFRCTDLNEAVVEYVCDGVMCAIRGYEAETWSEKNSATLLFSALITRIFGVQRTRDSENLNVRNKMTGRVFFMRYPKLYDFFLAQLREASDLVQKQQKAHKLHSLLLIFSRLYPSALEGTESSLKLTEFIPYISSCASCPEMQTRYLAAKAVVALISIDAIPATILRMSAEVLIAADSPNTLNLNILHGQLIQIYMLLKAHKLPDAELVGDIVHTLISFQGKTQIKNAIILKLIMDIFLEILQNHSNLNYSQETIAGLLYYTSHLELQIPELSSYYPVLHKSFYIYNLHTLRLTLPYGAISNYLLCLPLTHASMPLEQAEVCLNIILLLLKVGELDVAEFEISNEEQWFVQTLAPEIREKLAIELRRSKVLHGILKDVLKKDVFYPECVMKAYAILSSMDHFDFTLNQLLNESKKHPADVKSALTMCVERAVLNQGGVDSKISQSCLEYLLEIAQASNPDCLRLKAAKILSHIAVHFYKALEKKRLSFLRLYIGLTLALLMDDDSEIRDFTAKVVLTNLPESIGLTNVIATMAQRLFLQSTADKLEAMRADDNYILDIFKLINETLSLGISTDDDSNSSANSSNSGSSTAGDLEVFEKHEANVYAEPQKAIIDAAVIFKGTFKSRPKILSYIEKTKQL, from the exons ATGAATTCTTTAAATTTACGTGTGTCAACGGTGAAAACTTCAgagaatattaagaaaaatgcgGAGCTGCGCGCAGCGCTGGTCACGTTGCCCAAACACTACGAAAGCT CCGAGGTAAGCTACTGTCTGGAATTAAAGTACGCCAAATCTATACCGGAGCAGGTGGCGGCGGTTAAAAAC ACATTCAAAAACCTTAGTCATGATATGCAAGCGCTACAATTTCTGGCAGACTTATGCTTCCATTGCCCGCTTAAGCATCCAGTGCGTAATCAAATTGTAAA GCTTTTAATTACAGCTGCGCAAGTGGGAACAGGTGACACAGATGAATCATCTATTAAAAACGCATTGTCGCAAACATTACAGCGATTGGTAGAGGAAACCAGAGCAGAGACCGAGAGTAGCGTATGGAACTTTACCGTTACTTCGATGAATggatgctttgaaaatttcgaatgtgGTCGGAGGGCATTTCAACAAAGCATAGACGAGATATTTCCTTTTCTCTGCGCAGCCGTACAGAAGTATCTCACCGAATTGGG CGTGCTCAGCTCGCCTTCCGTACTCAATGAATATTATCTCTATGTGCACAACGCTGTACGTCTACTTCTGTGTTGCATACAAGAACATGGTACCAAACTCAGGGATGCACACACTGACACGCTTAAACAGTTAAGTGCACTGTGTAACCAAATCGTACTAGACGACGAAATGCCAATGGATCCGCGCACTAATTGTGGTATTCTTTTGGCTCACAATGCCAAATTGAATGCCAATTACGAGGCCTTCATACAAAAAGTTAAGCTAACCAAAAATCCTAACGAGATTACACTTTGTGTGGGCATCGTAAACACTTTTGATCAACATGACTTTCACGAAATATCTGCTGACATACGTGACATTTGTAGCAAGATAGACGAAATCGCCAATGCTAATGCGACGGTATCACACATATTACTTTGCGCCACGCGTGCACTTTATCAGatctcaaaaattttgttaaattttgagtTAAAGGCTCAAGCCCCGTCCACAGATGATGCCAAGCTGATATTGCGAAAGCTTTTAATATTCACATTTGGTTATTTGGAACATCATATGGATAGTGTGCGGCATTTGTGTCGCGATATGCTGCGCAATACAGTCGCAGctgcaaagaaaattaaatttgatttcctCATACAAAAAATCTATGATGCCTGTAATTCTGAGCGCCTATCGCTTTCAATGAAATGTGCGGTATTGAAGCAGGCTACAGCCATTGTGGGGGCGGATGCCATAATACATAATTGTCCTGAGCTGTTTGAAACGGTATTCGCCGAACAGCTTGGACGAGATTTCATGGTGAATAATTTGTTTGAGA cGCTTATGTATGCCAGCTATAAGGAGTTGAACTACGACATGTGGGTTGGTCTTTGGGTTGAATACCTGCTTGCAGTTGCTATCTTCAACGATGCTCGTTTGGGTGATACCGAAATGTTAATTGTAAAAGCAGTTAATTGTGAACCCAAAATTGTGCAACATATCATTAAGCATAACGACCCCCGAATACCAATCAGCACAAAATTATCGGCGCTAACGGCAGTACGCAAAGCAGGAATTAAAGTTGaggatttcaatgaaattatgAAGCAATTCGAGCTTAATCTCATACAGAGTATACTTTCGATTTTCGACGAAACACGTATCATGGCATTGCGCCTCTTGGTGGAAACAAATAAGACCACTGAGCCATTGACGATAGTGGAATGTGAAAACTTGCTTAACTTCTTGGAATACAATTCGAATTGTCAAAGTCCAGCAACGCGCCAAAAGATGTTGGCATTGTTTACCAAAGCTTTACTACGCTGTGAATTGAATTTATTCAAAACGATGAAGGATTATAAACCGGCCAAAGCAATTGGCGCTAAGCGAAAAGGCGGTGGTATTGGCGATGATGCGCCGATGCACCTGAAGTTTTTGCgagatattattaaaaaatttgtggcAAATCTGTTTCAG GGCGCTAACTTCAGCCGCCGCTCAATATGTCTACAGCTGTTGCAGCAGAGTGTACAGATCTCAAGTAATTGTGGCATCCCATTTAATGACATACTACCAAAAGATACCGTTAAAGTGTTAGCTGAAATGCTTTCAGACTCATACGAAGCCAATAAAGAACTAGcagtgaatattttgaaagtcATCGAGCAACGTTTGAATTCCAATCTCATACAGGAGCATAAATTAAATATCAGTTTATCACATATCTGCACTCTTTTGACCTCGGTCCGTCCAATCGATTCTGTAACCGGCTCATATCAATTGGAGTTTTATTGCGAACGTTATGAACATATCGGTAGCTTTGGCAAATACGAACCAACCAACTACAATGCCATCTACTATGCGGCGCTACGCTGGTTGTTGCAGGAACTGAAAGCTGGACTTAAATTGGCAAAAGAAAGCCTGCTTCAAGCGGCTAAATTCAATCCGTTATACggcattttatttgcaataagaCATTTGTTAAAGACATTAGATTTTAAATTACTGGCAAAAGAGATTCCCTGGCGCATTGTTATTGCTGAGTTGATTGTAGTATGCAAGGAGCTGACAACGATAGTTTCGCCAGTAGTGAATAGCTCATCACCTGAAGGGCATTTGCCGAATGATTTCAGTAAATTGCCCGCCGAGTATGGCGAGGAACCGACGACTAACGAGAAAGAGAACACCGGCGCCAGCTGCAAAATACTTTCTTCGAAACTAGCGAAATCAGATTTGTCGAATGTTAAGACTACACCACAAATGGTGTTACTATGCGCTTGGCGTACCGTTAAGGAAGTCTCTTTGTTACTCGGTGATATCGTATCGCGTTCACCGTTACAGTTTAGTAAGCTGACCGAACAGTTTCTCATCACCAAAGAACAGCTACTCGAAATTGCCGAACATTTTAAGCAGCTGCTAGCCGAAACAAAGCACCGTGGTGCCTTCGAACAAGCCTATGTGGGCTTCTCAAAACTTTGTTGCCGCCTTTGGCGCTTAGAGGTGGTCGATTTGAATTCCCTTCCCATGCAATGGTTGCGTGATCTGCTCACAATCATATCGAAAGATGAAcaactaaatgaaaaaatttgcgcCACACGTCGCAGTGCTGGTGTGCCATTTATGGTGCAGGCTCTTATCACGTCCGAATTACAAGTTGGCTCGACAAAGTCGCTCTACTATTGCATGGTACATCTGCTGCAGTTGTGTGCCTCACGTGAACGCAGCGCCGAGTCACGTACGCATGCCATGAACATATTGCGCGCGCTCTTCCGTTGTACGGATCTGAACGAAGCTGTGGTGGAGTATGTATGCGACGGCGTCATGTGTGCCATACGCGGTTACGAGGCAGAAACATGGTCGGAAAAAAATTCTGCCACTTTGCTCTTTTCGGCGCTCATCACTCGAATTTTCGGTGTGCAACGCACGCGTGATTCGGAGAATTTAAATGTGCGCAACAAAATGACCGGACGTGTTTTCTTTATGCGCTATCCCAAACTTTATGATTTCTTCCTTGCGCAGCTTCGCGAAGCAAGCGActtggtgcaaaaacaacagaagGCTCATAAATTGCATTCACTGTTGCTTATATTTAGCCGGCTGTATCCGTCAGCGCTGGAGGGTACGGAATCGAGTTTAAAG TTAACCGAGTTTATTCCGTATATTTCGAGTTGTGCCAGTTGTCCTGAAATGCAAACGCGTTACCTAGCGGCCAAAGCAGTGGTAGCGCTTATCTCCATAGATGCAATACCGGCCACAATATTGAGGATGTCTGCTGAAGTTTTG ATAGCGGCCGATAGTCCTAACACTTTGAATTTGAACATATTACATGGGCAACTAATACAG ATTTACATGTTACTAAAAGCGCACAAGCTACCTGATGCTGAGCTAGTCGGCGATATTGTACACACATTGATTTCTTTTCAAGGaaaaacgcaaataaaaaatgccatCATACTAAAATTAATTATGGATATTTTCTTAGAGATTTTACAAAA CCACTCGAACCTCAACTACTCACAGGAAACTATAGCAGGTTTGCTCTACTACACCTCCCACTTGGAGCTACAAATTCCCGAACTGAGTTCTTACTATCCGGTGCTGCACAAATCTTTCTATATTTACAATTTACACACGCTACGCTTAACACTTCCATACGGCGCAATCTCCAACTATTTGCTTTGCCTACCACTTACACATGCCTCAATGCCACTAGAACAGGCGGAAGTGTGCcttaatattatattgttgCTGTTAAAGGTTGGCGAATTGGATGTGGCTGAGTTTGAAATATCGAATGAAGAGCAGTGGTTTGTACAGACTTTAGCACCTGAAATACGCGAAAAGTTGGCCATAGAGTTGCGTCGGAGTAAAGTTTTACATGGTATATTAAAAGATGTGCTCAAAAAGGATGTCTTCTATCCGGAGTGTGTGATGAAAGCGTATGCAATACTGAGTTCAATGGATCATTTTGATTTTACGCTAAATCAATTGCTGAACGAGTCTAAAAAGCATCCGGCTGATGTTAAATCGGCGCTGACGATGTGCGTAGAACGTGCGGTGCTTAATCAAGGTGGCGTAGATTCAAAGATTTCACAATCATGTCTGGAGTATTTGTTGGAAATAGCGCAAGCATCGAATCCCGATTGTTTGAG ATTGAAGGCCGCAAAAATTTTGTCGCACATAGctgtacatttttataaagcTTTGGAGAAGAAGAGATTATCCTTTCTACGCTTATATATTGGCCTTACATTGGCGCTACTAATGGATGATGACAGCGAGATACGTGATTTTACAGCCAAAGTCGTCTTAACGAACTTACCCGAGAGTATTGGATTAA CAAACGTTATCGCGACCATGGCGCAGCGACTCTTTCTGCAATCCACAGCGGATAAACTTGAAGCGATGCGTGCCGATGATAATTACATTTTAGACATTTTCAAACTCATCAACGAAACGCTAAGCTTGGGCATTAGCACAGATGACGATAGCAATAGTTCGGCGAATAGTAGCAATAGTGGCTCTTCGACGGCAGGTGATTTAGAAGTTTTCGAGAAACATGAAGCGAATGTCTATGCCGAACCACAAAAGGCGATAATCGATGCGGCTGTCATATTCAAAGGCACATTTAAATCACGTCCAAAAATACTGAGTTACATAGAGAAGACAAAGCAACTTTAA